GACCTTGGTCCGGTTCACCGCGACCATGCCGTATTGCAGCGCCCGCGAGACCCTGTAGATCCGGCGCGGATTCAGGCTGTGGACATAGGCGACAAGACCGAACTCGCTGTCATTGGCGCGGGCGATCACCTCGTCCTCGGTGTCGAAAGGGGTCAGCGCGGCAACCGGTCCGAACGTCTCCTCGCGCATGATCTTCGCATCATGGGGCACGTCGGTCAGCACCGTCGGCGCGTAGAACAGATCGCCCAGGGGCAGGCGCGAGCCGCCGCAGGCGAGCCTGGCCCCCTTTGCAAGGGCGTCGGCCACGTGCTCCTCCTGCTTGGCAACGGCACCTTCGTTCATCAGCGGGCCGATATCGGGATCGTCCATGCCGCGGCCGACGGTCAGGGCCTGGGTGGCCGCGGTGAAGCGGCGGCAGAATTCGTCATAGACGGGACGCTCGACATAGATCCGGTTGGCGCCCAGGCAATCCTGCCCCGAGGTCGCGAACTTGGCCTTGATGGTCTCGGCCACGGCATGATCGAGCTCGGCGCCCGAGAAGACGATCACCGGGGCATGGCCGCCCAGCTCCAGCACCAGCCGTTTCACGGTGGCGGCCGATTGGCGGTAAAGCAGCCGGCCGATCTCGGTCGAGCCGGTGAAGGACAGGGCCCGCACGCGGGGGTCCTCGGTCCAGGGGCCGACGATGGTGGCGGCATCGCCGGTCACGACATTGAAGACCCCGGGCGGCACGCCCGCGCGCGCGGCCAGTTCGGCCAGCGCCAGGGCCGAATGCGGCGTCTCGGCGGAGGGATGCGCCAGTACCGAACAGCCCGCCGCCAGCGCCGCCGCGGCCTTGCGGGTCAGCATCGCCGCCGGGAAGTTCCAGGGCGTGATCAGCGCCACCACGCCGACGGGTTCCAGCCAGAGCTCGACCTCGGCATCGGGCAGATGCGAGGTGACGCCCTCGATATTGGGGCGCTTGGCCTCCTCG
The genomic region above belongs to Rhodovulum sulfidophilum DSM 1374 and contains:
- a CDS encoding NAD-dependent succinate-semialdehyde dehydrogenase, whose protein sequence is MTGNTIADRTGLSDRDLLRDRSRIGGDWVCSESRFEVRDPADGAVLGSVAAMSAEQSRAAIDSAQTAFPVWAGTLPQDRSAILRRWFELVTEAREDLARIMTVEQGKPLSEARGEIDYAASFIEFYAEEAKRPNIEGVTSHLPDAEVELWLEPVGVVALITPWNFPAAMLTRKAAAALAAGCSVLAHPSAETPHSALALAELAARAGVPPGVFNVVTGDAATIVGPWTEDPRVRALSFTGSTEIGRLLYRQSAATVKRLVLELGGHAPVIVFSGAELDHAVAETIKAKFATSGQDCLGANRIYVERPVYDEFCRRFTAATQALTVGRGMDDPDIGPLMNEGAVAKQEEHVADALAKGARLACGGSRLPLGDLFYAPTVLTDVPHDAKIMREETFGPVAALTPFDTEDEVIARANDSEFGLVAYVHSLNPRRIYRVSRALQYGMVAVNRTKVTGAPIPFGGMKQSGIGREGARRGMEAFMEIKYVCRDWH